In a genomic window of Planctomycetia bacterium:
- a CDS encoding flagellar biosynthetic protein FliO, translating into MMRPERMLPRFVALLIILAASSPCTGYAPADDAPASPALEQVEQAAAHSPRALRPLSDSRRQHAGATNPADALTSGDALQSGMPDLKTVAASLSLVLGLFLTAAWLLKRSLPKSAGMLPSDVVQVLGRTQLAGKQFAHLVRCGNKLLLVNITPGGAETLTEITEPLEVDRLLGICAQQNPTSATAAFRDVFQQLGKERSRA; encoded by the coding sequence ATGATGCGACCCGAACGGATGCTGCCGCGCTTTGTCGCGCTCTTGATTATTCTTGCGGCCAGTTCGCCGTGCACTGGATACGCGCCTGCTGACGATGCACCCGCGTCTCCGGCGCTTGAGCAAGTTGAGCAGGCCGCCGCGCATAGCCCGCGGGCCCTGCGTCCGCTCAGTGATTCGCGTAGGCAGCACGCCGGCGCGACGAACCCGGCCGACGCGTTGACGTCGGGCGACGCGCTCCAATCCGGCATGCCGGATCTCAAGACCGTGGCGGCCAGCTTGAGCCTTGTGCTCGGGTTGTTTCTCACGGCGGCTTGGCTGCTGAAGCGCAGTCTCCCGAAAAGTGCCGGCATGTTGCCGAGCGACGTCGTGCAAGTGCTGGGTCGCACGCAGTTGGCCGGTAAACAATTCGCCCACCTGGTGCGCTGCGGCAACAAGTTGCTGCTGGTGAACATCACGCCGGGCGGCGCAGAGACCTTGACCGAAATCACCGAACCGCTCGAAGTGGACCGCTTGCTCGGCATCTGCGCGCAGCAGAATCCCACCAGCGCGACGGCCGCTTTCCGTGACGTCTTCCAACAACTTGGCAAGGAGCGATCGCGTGCTTGA
- the fliP gene encoding flagellar type III secretion system pore protein FliP (The bacterial flagellar biogenesis protein FliP forms a type III secretion system (T3SS)-type pore required for flagellar assembly.) — protein MLDRQNASTVDTAADGDAALERVSPLERGDDAALNTETSHQHVLVLQRKMPRGALRWLLMPALLLGLLTFPVMAQQPITANGPQSIGGLAGSGLLGGPENWTSPEGVSGTLQVMLLLTVLSIAPALLLMTTSFVRIVVVLGLLRQALGTGQLPPSQVITAMTLFMTFLIMMPVWDRVRTEAITPYTNHEISLEEAEERGLRPIREFMEAQIERTGNTDDIYLFLEYIPPPADAVLPQGYEKLEDVPLDMLYKTYDDVPLRALLPAFMLSELKTSFLIGFQIYLPFLVLDMVVSSVMISMGMFMLPPVLISLPFKLLLFVLVDGWRLIVGMLLESFQPYT, from the coding sequence GTGCTTGATCGCCAAAACGCCTCCACCGTCGATACGGCTGCCGACGGCGACGCGGCGCTCGAACGCGTTTCCCCGCTGGAACGTGGCGACGACGCCGCGTTGAATACGGAGACATCGCACCAGCACGTGCTGGTACTGCAACGAAAGATGCCGCGCGGCGCCCTGCGCTGGTTGTTGATGCCGGCATTGTTGCTCGGTTTGCTAACGTTTCCGGTGATGGCGCAACAACCGATTACGGCCAACGGCCCGCAGTCGATCGGCGGACTCGCGGGCAGCGGATTACTTGGCGGACCGGAGAATTGGACCAGCCCTGAAGGCGTTTCCGGCACGTTGCAGGTCATGCTACTGTTGACGGTGCTGAGCATCGCCCCGGCACTGCTGCTGATGACGACGTCGTTCGTACGGATCGTCGTTGTGCTGGGGCTCTTGCGTCAGGCCCTTGGCACCGGCCAATTGCCGCCCAGCCAGGTGATCACGGCGATGACGCTGTTCATGACCTTTCTGATCATGATGCCGGTCTGGGATCGCGTGCGGACCGAGGCGATCACGCCGTATACGAATCACGAAATCTCGCTCGAAGAAGCGGAAGAGCGCGGGCTGCGGCCGATTCGCGAATTCATGGAAGCGCAGATCGAGCGCACGGGCAACACAGACGACATCTATCTCTTTCTGGAATACATCCCGCCGCCCGCGGACGCGGTGTTGCCGCAGGGCTACGAGAAGCTGGAAGACGTGCCGCTCGACATGCTGTACAAGACCTACGACGACGTGCCGCTCCGCGCGTTGCTGCCGGCGTTCATGCTCAGCGAGTTGAAAACGTCGTTTCTGATCGGCTTCCAGATTTACCTGCCGTTCCTCGTGCTCGACATGGTCGTCTCCAGCGTGATGATCTCGATGGGCATGTTCATGCTGCCTCCGGTGTTGATCTCGCTGCCGTTCAAGCTCCTGCTATTCGTCCTGGTCGACGGCTGGCGCCTCATCGTCGGGATGTTGCTGGAAAGCTTTCAACCGTACACGTGA
- the fliQ gene encoding flagellar biosynthesis protein FliQ: MDPSSASDLAREAVMIGLLVSAPILAVGLLVGLMIGLLQALTQIQEQTVAFVPKLLAMIAAMTLAMPWMMSLMMDYVRNLFEGIPGGLG, from the coding sequence ATGGACCCCTCCTCCGCTTCCGATCTCGCTCGCGAAGCCGTGATGATCGGCCTGCTCGTCAGCGCGCCGATTTTGGCGGTCGGCCTGCTCGTCGGCTTGATGATCGGGCTGCTGCAAGCCTTGACGCAAATCCAAGAGCAAACCGTGGCGTTCGTCCCCAAGCTGCTGGCTATGATCGCCGCCATGACGCTGGCGATGCCGTGGATGATGTCTCTGATGATGGATTATGTGCGGAATCTGTTCGAGGGAATTCCCGGCGGGCTGGGGTAG
- a CDS encoding flagellar biosynthetic protein FliR has protein sequence MSPTFAQLGVTLDQFLAFIVVLTRMSGLMLAAPVFGSREVPAQIRALLAFTLSLVILPTQWTALVTAPSSLIDLSLLIGGELLIGYTLGLGVMTMFAGVQIGGQIVSQTGGISAADIFNPGFDMSVPIVSQFYYMFALAVFLLIGGHQQVVAALLDTFQSLPPGAATVTDSVVDSVVRLIMQSFSLGVRTAAPATTALLLATLVLGLVGRTLPQLNLMALGFGINAVVMFVLLALGMSALAWLVENELPEVMELVYQALRGMGE, from the coding sequence GTGTCCCCCACCTTCGCTCAACTCGGCGTTACGCTCGACCAGTTTCTGGCGTTTATCGTGGTGTTGACGCGGATGAGCGGGTTGATGCTCGCAGCGCCGGTGTTTGGTTCACGCGAGGTGCCGGCGCAGATTCGCGCCTTGCTGGCCTTCACCTTGAGCCTGGTAATCCTGCCGACGCAATGGACGGCGCTGGTGACGGCGCCTAGTTCGTTAATCGATCTGTCGCTGCTGATCGGCGGCGAATTGCTGATCGGCTATACGCTGGGTCTCGGCGTGATGACGATGTTCGCCGGCGTGCAGATCGGCGGGCAGATCGTCTCGCAGACCGGCGGCATCTCGGCAGCCGATATCTTCAATCCCGGCTTCGACATGAGCGTGCCAATCGTTTCGCAGTTTTACTACATGTTCGCCTTGGCGGTGTTTCTACTGATCGGCGGGCATCAGCAAGTCGTCGCGGCACTGCTCGATACGTTCCAGTCGCTCCCGCCCGGCGCGGCGACCGTGACTGATTCTGTCGTGGACTCCGTCGTCCGACTGATTATGCAGAGCTTTTCGCTGGGCGTGCGCACCGCGGCCCCGGCCACGACGGCGCTCTTACTGGCGACGCTCGTGCTTGGCCTGGTCGGCCGCACATTGCCGCAGCTCAACCTGATGGCCCTCGGCTTCGGCATCAACGCCGTAGTGATGTTCGTCCTCTTGGCCCTCGGCATGAGCGCCTTAGCCTGGCTCGTGGAAAACGAACTCCCGGAAGTGATGGAGTTGGTGTACCAGGCGCTACGTGGAATGGGCGAATGA
- the flhB gene encoding flagellar biosynthesis protein FlhB, which translates to MDADGDKSQEATQHRRQQAREEGQVPRSQDLGSAVLLVGGLWVLFSLSGGLVTYFADYAQRQFGGAAWLTADSGFVHETWMGELNPLARAILPLLAAGMVIGIVTSLFQGGILFLPDKLMPDFSRVDPLQGFRRLFSMASVVRLVFGIFKIIIVAAVAYWSLQGRYEDLLLMAFLTLPQIGALLFDILFWTSMKIGAALLMLAVADYAYQYWKYEQDLMMTTQEVREEMKNLQGDPQILSRRRAAQRQLVLNRLSKTVPKADVVVTNPTELAVALRYDDQTMLAPVVVAKGAGILAQRIRKLALEHGIPIIEKKPLAQALYKDVEVNHPIPDKLYAAVAEILAYVYQLKGKPLPKAPTPQS; encoded by the coding sequence ATGGACGCCGACGGTGATAAGTCGCAGGAAGCTACACAGCATCGCCGCCAGCAGGCGCGCGAGGAGGGGCAGGTTCCGCGCAGCCAGGATTTGGGGTCCGCGGTGTTGCTGGTCGGCGGGCTCTGGGTATTGTTCTCGCTGAGCGGCGGGCTGGTCACTTACTTTGCCGACTATGCGCAGCGTCAATTCGGCGGCGCAGCGTGGCTGACCGCCGACTCGGGTTTCGTGCATGAAACCTGGATGGGCGAGTTGAATCCGCTCGCCCGAGCGATCTTGCCGCTGTTGGCGGCCGGCATGGTGATCGGCATTGTCACCAGTTTGTTTCAGGGAGGAATTCTGTTCCTGCCAGACAAGTTAATGCCCGACTTTAGCCGCGTTGATCCGCTCCAAGGGTTTCGACGGTTGTTCTCGATGGCCAGCGTGGTGCGGTTGGTGTTCGGCATTTTCAAGATCATCATCGTCGCGGCCGTGGCGTACTGGAGCCTGCAGGGGCGCTACGAAGACTTGCTCTTGATGGCATTCCTAACGTTGCCGCAAATCGGCGCGTTGCTGTTCGACATTCTGTTCTGGACGTCGATGAAGATTGGCGCGGCGCTGTTGATGCTGGCGGTGGCCGACTACGCCTATCAGTATTGGAAGTACGAACAAGACTTGATGATGACCACGCAGGAAGTTCGCGAGGAAATGAAGAATCTGCAAGGCGATCCGCAGATCCTTTCCCGGCGTCGCGCGGCGCAACGGCAACTCGTGTTGAACCGACTGAGCAAGACGGTGCCGAAGGCCGACGTAGTCGTCACCAACCCGACCGAATTGGCCGTGGCGCTGCGTTACGACGATCAAACGATGCTCGCGCCGGTTGTCGTCGCGAAAGGGGCGGGCATCCTCGCACAACGCATTCGTAAACTCGCGCTGGAACACGGCATTCCGATCATCGAGAAGAAGCCACTCGCGCAGGCGCTTTATAAGGACGTCGAGGTCAACCACCCGATTCCCGACAAGCTCTACGCGGCCGTTGCGGAGATTCTCGCTTACGTCTACCAACTCAAAGGCAAGCCGTTGCCGAAGGCGCCGACGCCGCAGTCGTAG